Below is a genomic region from Pseudomonadota bacterium.
TGCGAGCGGTGATCCTCACGGGCTCGGTCAGGGTGAGGGACGGCGTCGAGAAGCAGGCCTTCTGCGCGGGTGCCGACCTGAAGAAGCACGACAGCGGCGATCGGTCGCACGCCGACAAGCGGGCCTATATCATGCTCGCCCACGAAACCGCGAGGCTGCTCTACGACTTCCCCAAACCGGTGATCGCCGCCGTCAACGGCCCGGCGCGCGGTGCCGGTGCGGAGATGGCACTGTGCGCCGACTTCATCCTGATGGCGGACTCCGCAACCATCGCGTTCACCGAGACCGGGCTCGGCACCTTCGTCGGCGGCGGCTCCACCCGTCACCTGCCGCGGTTGGTGGGCCCGGCCCGGGCCAAGGAGCTGATCTACACCGGCCGCGTCGTCTTCGGTCCCGAGGCGGTCGCGATGGGGTTGGCTCTCGAGAGCTGCCCGGTGGACCGGCTGATGGGGCGCGCCATGGATTTGGCCGGTGTCGTCGCGAGCAAGGCGCCGCTCTCCATCCGGCTCGCGAAGAAGCGGCTCCAGCAGCCGGCCGCGCTCGATCTCGACTCTGTCCTGCACCTGGAGGCGGAGGCGATCCTCTCGTGCATGGACACCGAGGACTGGCGCGAGGGGATCAGATCGTTCGCGGAGAGAAGAGAGCCGAGGTTCACGGGAAAGTGAGGCGGATGATGGGTCTCGACAGGGTATTCAACGCTCGGTCCGTGGCCGTGGTCGGCGCGTCGAAGGACGAGAAGAAGCGGGGCTATCAGGCGATCAAGGCATTGCTGGACGGGCGCTACGAGGGGGATATCTATCCCGTCCACCCCAGCGAGGAGCGGGTCCTGGGCCTGAAGTGCTACCCCAGGCTCTCCGATAT
It encodes:
- a CDS encoding enoyl-CoA hydratase/isomerase family protein, with the protein product MKYETILYEKRGEVAIVRLNRPERMNAVVERMYLDLTDALSVAEVDAGLRAVILTGSVRVRDGVEKQAFCAGADLKKHDSGDRSHADKRAYIMLAHETARLLYDFPKPVIAAVNGPARGAGAEMALCADFILMADSATIAFTETGLGTFVGGGSTRHLPRLVGPARAKELIYTGRVVFGPEAVAMGLALESCPVDRLMGRAMDLAGVVASKAPLSIRLAKKRLQQPAALDLDSVLHLEAEAILSCMDTEDWREGIRSFAERREPRFTGK